One Terriglobales bacterium genomic window carries:
- the lepA gene encoding translation elongation factor 4 yields the protein MDRQHIRNFAIIAHIDHGKSTLSDRLLELTGALSAREMQGQEQVLDAMDLERERGITIKAHCVRMNYTARSGETYQLNLIDTPGHVDFSYEVSRALASCEGALLVVDATQGVEAQTLANSYLAINHGLEIIPVINKIDLQSADVERTKEMIEGAVGLDATDALLISAKTGEGVPEVLEQIVKKIPPPKGSPEAPLQALIFDSWFDSYRGVGVLTRVFQGTLRKKQKIRLWSNAKAFEVEVVGVQSPKPVEVEELVAGEVGFIFANLKNVADTKIGDTITDDDRPAIEPLPGFEELKPMVFAGMYTVDAHEHTMLREALEKLRLNDASFFFEPESSVALGFGFRCGFLGLLHMDIIQQRLEREFNLDLITTAPGVRFRVTKTDGEVMEVDNPSKWPSQGEIQKIEEPIILATIITREEYVGAIFKLVEEKRGKQKNFEYLSGGRVMLSYELPLNEIVLDFYDKLKSVSRGYASLDYHFAGYWESNMVKLDILVAGESVDALSIIVHKDFAYERGRALVSKMRELIPRQMFEVAIQAAIGAKVIARETVGAIRKNVLAKCYGGDITRKRKLLEKQKAGKRRMKRIGKVDIPQEAFLAVLRVGEE from the coding sequence ATGGACCGCCAGCACATCCGCAATTTCGCGATCATCGCCCACATCGATCATGGGAAGAGCACGCTTTCCGACCGGCTGCTGGAGCTGACGGGAGCGTTGTCGGCGCGCGAAATGCAGGGCCAGGAGCAGGTGCTGGACGCGATGGACCTGGAACGCGAGCGCGGCATCACGATCAAGGCGCATTGCGTGCGCATGAACTACACTGCGCGCAGCGGCGAAACTTACCAGCTCAATTTGATCGACACGCCGGGACACGTGGACTTTTCCTACGAAGTATCACGCGCGCTGGCCTCGTGCGAGGGCGCGCTGCTGGTGGTGGACGCCACGCAAGGAGTGGAGGCACAGACGCTGGCAAATTCCTACCTGGCGATCAATCACGGGCTGGAAATCATCCCGGTCATCAACAAGATTGATTTGCAGAGCGCAGACGTCGAGCGGACGAAGGAAATGATCGAAGGGGCGGTAGGCCTGGACGCAACCGACGCGCTGCTGATCTCGGCGAAAACCGGGGAAGGCGTGCCGGAGGTACTGGAACAGATCGTAAAGAAAATTCCGCCGCCGAAAGGCTCGCCGGAAGCGCCGCTGCAGGCGCTGATTTTCGATTCGTGGTTCGATTCCTACCGCGGCGTGGGCGTGTTGACGCGTGTTTTCCAGGGCACGCTGCGCAAGAAGCAGAAGATCCGCTTGTGGTCGAACGCCAAGGCATTCGAGGTGGAAGTAGTGGGCGTGCAATCGCCCAAGCCGGTCGAGGTGGAAGAACTGGTGGCGGGCGAAGTGGGCTTCATCTTTGCCAACCTGAAGAACGTGGCCGACACGAAGATCGGCGACACCATCACCGACGATGACCGGCCGGCGATCGAACCCCTGCCCGGTTTCGAAGAGCTGAAGCCGATGGTGTTCGCCGGGATGTACACGGTGGACGCGCACGAGCACACGATGCTGCGCGAAGCGCTGGAGAAGCTGCGACTGAACGACGCGTCGTTTTTCTTTGAACCGGAAAGCTCAGTGGCGCTGGGATTCGGCTTCCGATGCGGGTTTCTGGGCCTGCTGCACATGGACATCATCCAACAGCGGCTGGAGCGGGAATTCAACCTGGACCTGATCACGACCGCGCCGGGAGTGCGATTCCGGGTGACCAAGACGGACGGCGAAGTGATGGAAGTAGATAACCCGTCGAAATGGCCGTCCCAGGGAGAGATCCAAAAGATCGAAGAGCCGATCATCCTGGCGACCATCATCACGCGCGAGGAATATGTGGGCGCGATCTTCAAGCTGGTGGAGGAAAAGCGCGGCAAGCAGAAGAACTTCGAGTACCTAAGCGGCGGGCGGGTGATGCTGAGCTACGAGCTGCCGCTGAACGAAATCGTGCTGGATTTTTATGACAAGCTGAAGAGCGTGTCGCGAGGATACGCGTCGCTGGATTACCACTTCGCCGGCTACTGGGAATCGAACATGGTGAAGCTGGACATCCTGGTGGCGGGCGAGTCGGTAGATGCGCTGTCCATCATCGTGCACAAGGACTTTGCGTACGAGCGAGGACGAGCGTTGGTATCGAAAATGCGGGAGTTGATTCCGCGACAGATGTTCGAGGTGGCGATCCAGGCGGCGATCGGCGCCAAGGTGATCGCGCGGGAAACGGTGGGGGCGATCCGGAAGAACGTGCTGGCCAAGTGTTATGGCGGGGACATCACGCGGAAACGAAAATTGCTGGAAAAACAAAAAGCCGGCAAGCGGCGGATGAAGCGCATCGGAAAAGTGGACATCCCGCAGGAAGCCTTCCTGGCGGTACTGCGGGTAGGCGAAGAATAA
- a CDS encoding amidohydrolase family protein: protein MNRLLLFLLFAVSVAAQTLSPAVKAFVIVDAPTIVLINVRIIDGTGSPARENQTIVIRDGRIADLHPFAMEQAVGQVKVIDLIGYTVIPGLVGMHDHLFYPGALNPIHYSEDDFSAPRMYLAGGVTTIRTTGSIDGYTDLSLKRDIDAGRAPGPSIFPTAPYLEGAGAYTGQMHELKDADDARRTVAYWADEGANNFKAYMHITRAELGAVIDEAHKRGLKVTGHLCSIGLREAAALGIDDLEHGLAVDGELAPNKQPDKCPEQTAIRDALLKLDINGPEVQAIIKDLVLHHVAVTSTLPVFETFVPNRPAMSLPPASPTATPLPSPYMRRVLDSMLPEARTDYLTTRARIAGSKDSPWPVLLKKEMDFEYAFAKAGGLLLAGLDPTGYGGVVPGFGDQREVELLVEAGFTPVEAIKIATLNGAQWLGVADKIGSIAVGKNADLVVIKGDLSRNITDIENVETVFKNGVGYDSAKLLESTRGKVGLH, encoded by the coding sequence ATGAACCGCCTGCTCCTCTTCCTCCTCTTCGCCGTATCCGTCGCCGCACAAACTCTTTCTCCCGCCGTGAAAGCTTTCGTCATTGTTGACGCACCCACCATCGTCCTCATCAATGTTCGTATCATTGACGGCACCGGCTCCCCTGCCCGCGAGAACCAGACCATCGTGATTCGCGATGGCCGGATCGCCGACCTGCATCCTTTCGCAATGGAACAGGCCGTCGGTCAAGTCAAGGTCATTGACCTCATCGGCTATACCGTTATCCCCGGCCTTGTCGGGATGCACGACCATCTCTTCTATCCCGGCGCGCTCAATCCCATCCACTACAGCGAAGACGATTTCTCTGCTCCCCGCATGTATCTCGCCGGCGGCGTTACCACCATCCGTACCACTGGCTCCATTGACGGCTACACCGACCTCAGCCTCAAGCGCGACATCGATGCCGGCCGTGCTCCCGGTCCCAGCATTTTTCCCACTGCTCCTTATCTCGAAGGCGCCGGCGCTTACACCGGGCAGATGCATGAACTCAAGGACGCCGACGATGCCCGCCGCACCGTTGCCTACTGGGCCGACGAGGGCGCGAACAATTTCAAGGCGTATATGCATATCACTCGTGCCGAGCTGGGCGCCGTGATTGACGAGGCCCACAAGCGCGGCCTGAAAGTGACCGGCCACCTCTGCTCCATCGGTTTGCGCGAGGCCGCCGCACTCGGCATCGACGACCTGGAGCACGGCTTGGCGGTTGACGGTGAGCTCGCGCCCAACAAGCAGCCCGACAAGTGTCCTGAGCAGACCGCCATCCGCGACGCCCTGCTCAAGCTCGACATCAACGGACCCGAAGTCCAGGCCATCATCAAGGATCTTGTCCTTCACCACGTCGCGGTTACTTCCACGCTGCCCGTGTTCGAAACGTTTGTTCCCAACCGCCCCGCCATGTCGCTGCCGCCGGCCTCGCCCACCGCGACACCGCTTCCCTCGCCGTACATGCGCCGCGTGCTTGACAGCATGCTGCCCGAGGCCCGCACCGACTACCTCACTACGCGCGCGCGTATCGCCGGCAGCAAGGACTCGCCCTGGCCTGTGCTGTTGAAGAAGGAGATGGATTTTGAGTACGCCTTCGCCAAGGCGGGTGGCCTGCTCCTTGCCGGGCTTGATCCCACCGGCTACGGCGGTGTCGTGCCCGGCTTCGGCGACCAGCGCGAAGTCGAACTGCTGGTCGAAGCGGGCTTCACTCCGGTTGAGGCCATTAAAATCGCAACCCTGAACGGCGCACAATGGCTCGGCGTTGCCGATAAGATCGGCAGCATCGCCGTTGGAAAAAATGCTGACCTCGTCGTGATCAAGGGTGACCTGTCCAGGAACATCACTGATATCGAAAATGTAGAAACGGTATTCAAGAACGGTGTCGGCTACGACTCTGCCAAGTTGCTCGAATCCACACGCGGCAAGGTCGGCCTCCACTGA
- a CDS encoding TonB family protein — protein sequence MATTPASEFHSPSYDGILLAEELLDLAERAQAYTNAAGIALALRRGQDLLVRTSTGCAPDVGSIIPTSDGFIADCLRTRRPLCCRDTESDGRVGPLFRALKIRSLIAVPICEHRDAKGVLIVIAPLPNAFQPTHSAILMTLSDIIASKLAARDAMPNTYLDITAPAVEPAPETPNPAPVVKPAASAASKPAPPPAPALKSDPAPMPWMAPNAFAQEPSWPAPPLSQIPEAPAVPESAGDESPSIPAALLRLAAIPLPEAAREAEPDPSLLSPSEDPTRFKRPIAVSTTVRPRPPLASANTTPLVPVINPATTVPESMVPKPAMTPAKPVATKPPAPAPKPAAVMKPAPVVPIAPAFQPVANPSSEAAFVISPSIDSWNVPSVSKIPSRLFVRGGAAVAALIIFAGFWMYVRATREVAPPAAAAIPAAPAIVAAVNTPVAAASPTSSAKIELVTKSAERQPPKSSSPEDTTTELPKRTPAPVHVIEIASAKPKAEFVPDMPAPKLSVPSTNDSTLSSISKLPVAIPERPKSELVQASVVSRVAPTYPSVARQMHIFGAVIMSVEVSETGRVGAVKVISGPMQLRSAAVEAVRQWRYRPATLNGQPTNSTAEVQVNFAR from the coding sequence ATGGCCACCACACCAGCCAGCGAGTTTCACAGTCCGTCCTATGACGGCATCCTGCTGGCCGAGGAACTGCTCGACCTCGCCGAGCGCGCCCAAGCCTATACCAACGCCGCCGGCATCGCGCTTGCCCTTCGTCGCGGGCAAGACCTCCTGGTCCGCACCAGTACCGGCTGCGCGCCCGACGTCGGCAGCATCATTCCAACCTCCGATGGCTTCATTGCCGACTGTCTCCGCACGCGGCGCCCGCTCTGCTGTCGCGACACCGAATCCGATGGCCGCGTCGGCCCCCTGTTCCGCGCCTTGAAAATCCGCTCCCTTATCGCGGTTCCCATCTGCGAACATCGCGATGCCAAGGGTGTACTGATCGTCATTGCTCCACTGCCCAATGCTTTTCAGCCGACTCATTCCGCGATTCTGATGACGCTCAGCGACATCATCGCCTCCAAGCTGGCGGCGCGGGATGCCATGCCCAACACCTACCTCGACATTACCGCGCCGGCAGTTGAGCCCGCGCCGGAGACTCCTAATCCGGCACCCGTCGTGAAGCCCGCCGCCTCAGCCGCGTCCAAGCCCGCTCCGCCGCCGGCCCCCGCGCTAAAGTCTGACCCGGCGCCGATGCCGTGGATGGCGCCCAATGCTTTTGCTCAAGAACCGAGTTGGCCCGCTCCGCCGCTTTCACAAATTCCCGAGGCTCCTGCAGTTCCGGAGTCCGCCGGAGACGAATCGCCCTCCATTCCGGCTGCGCTTTTGCGCCTTGCCGCTATCCCGCTGCCGGAGGCAGCACGGGAGGCTGAACCCGACCCTAGCCTGCTGAGTCCCTCCGAGGACCCGACCCGCTTCAAACGCCCGATCGCAGTAAGCACAACCGTCCGGCCGCGGCCGCCCTTGGCGTCGGCTAACACCACGCCGCTCGTGCCGGTCATCAACCCCGCAACCACCGTCCCGGAATCCATGGTACCGAAGCCCGCTATGACACCGGCCAAGCCGGTCGCGACCAAGCCACCGGCTCCCGCTCCCAAGCCAGCTGCCGTGATGAAGCCGGCGCCGGTTGTGCCGATCGCTCCCGCGTTCCAGCCAGTTGCCAACCCCTCCTCGGAAGCCGCCTTCGTTATCTCGCCGTCCATCGACTCTTGGAATGTGCCTTCGGTATCGAAGATCCCGAGCCGCCTCTTCGTCAGAGGTGGCGCTGCTGTCGCCGCGCTGATCATTTTCGCTGGATTTTGGATGTATGTTCGCGCCACCCGGGAAGTCGCGCCACCTGCTGCTGCCGCCATTCCGGCCGCCCCGGCCATAGTCGCCGCCGTGAACACCCCGGTCGCTGCCGCCTCTCCTACATCCTCCGCGAAGATTGAATTGGTAACTAAATCCGCCGAGCGCCAGCCGCCGAAGTCTTCCAGCCCAGAGGACACGACTACCGAGCTGCCGAAACGTACGCCAGCTCCCGTCCACGTCATTGAGATCGCGTCCGCCAAGCCGAAAGCAGAGTTCGTGCCCGATATGCCGGCGCCGAAACTGTCCGTTCCTTCGACGAATGACTCCACCCTCAGTTCGATCAGCAAACTGCCGGTCGCCATTCCCGAGCGCCCGAAATCCGAACTGGTGCAAGCCAGCGTGGTCTCCCGCGTCGCCCCCACCTACCCCTCCGTCGCCCGGCAAATGCACATCTTTGGCGCAGTTATTATGAGCGTTGAAGTATCGGAAACCGGCCGTGTCGGCGCGGTGAAGGTAATCAGCGGTCCCATGCAGCTGCGGTCAGCCGCCGTCGAAGCTGTGAGGCAGTGGCGTTACCGGCCCGCCACGCTGAACGGCCAACCCACCAACAGCACCGCTGAAGTGCAAGTAAAT